The following proteins are encoded in a genomic region of Nitrospiraceae bacterium:
- a CDS encoding flagellar basal body-associated FliL family protein — protein sequence MAEEDDKGETPVKAGAGKKMLLIVIAGVLLLGGGGGAAWYFMSGQEEKPAVSDEHAKAETVHEEPGPVMELEPFLLNLADREELRFLKVSIKLELDRPEEKTDYQHKIPAIRDALLVLLSSKESQLLRTVNGKRRVREEIMTRVNGVMSKGKVANVYFTDFIIQ from the coding sequence ATGGCTGAAGAGGATGACAAAGGGGAAACTCCCGTTAAAGCCGGGGCCGGAAAAAAAATGTTGTTGATTGTTATCGCGGGCGTTCTTCTTCTCGGTGGAGGGGGAGGCGCAGCCTGGTATTTTATGAGTGGCCAGGAGGAGAAGCCGGCTGTGTCCGATGAGCATGCCAAAGCCGAGACCGTTCATGAAGAGCCCGGGCCGGTGATGGAGTTAGAGCCCTTTCTTCTAAATTTAGCGGATCGGGAGGAGCTGCGATTTTTAAAAGTAAGCATTAAACTCGAGTTGGACCGGCCTGAAGAAAAAACGGATTATCAACACAAAATCCCGGCCATTCGCGACGCGTTGCTGGTGTTACTGAGTAGCAAAGAGTCGCAATTACTCAGAACAGTGAACGGGAAGCGCCGGGTGCGAGAAGAAATTATGACGCGGGTGAACGGCGTCATGAGTAAAGGGAAAGTGGCCAATGTGTATTTTACTGATTTTATTATTCAGTAG
- a CDS encoding flagellar hook protein FlgE, translating into MGITSAFFAATSGINATSRALSEIGNNIANAQTIGYKSRSVSFGDLFGATIGGGGTSTALVEGRGVRVLGIDPSFTQGSLQTTSNALDLAIDGDGFFRVSDATGNIFYSRAGQFDIDSQGNLVNPAGLRLQGDQADDTGLLTGSIGNLTLTTSTQPGVQTSEITMSGRLAANAPINAYTTAQVLDPQSNSGLFPGSTSVRVFDSQGTGHDLTVYFAKTANNTWDYNVIAPDSEVTVPVGDNNPTTGNALVAQGTLTYTTDGFLSSESDPTGHDITFTGGVGAPQRIIFDFGTSITEGGAGTDGLLQQGESLNNKALILDTLSQDGYGPGSLAGTSIGEDGVITGRFDNGTTRTLGQVRLTRFINPDGLQPIGRNLFIQSGDSGTPLDGVPGTGAFGKVSASTLEASNVDLGEELVNMITMQRGFQANSRIITTTNDLLGELVNLAR; encoded by the coding sequence ATGGGAATTACCTCAGCATTTTTTGCCGCGACAAGTGGAATTAACGCGACCAGCCGGGCGCTCAGTGAGATTGGGAACAATATCGCTAATGCGCAAACAATCGGCTATAAGAGCCGGTCGGTCTCGTTTGGTGATCTCTTTGGAGCCACGATAGGCGGTGGAGGGACGAGCACGGCTTTAGTGGAAGGTCGTGGTGTGCGGGTGTTGGGAATCGATCCGAGCTTTACGCAAGGATCGCTTCAGACAACGTCCAATGCCTTGGACCTGGCCATTGATGGTGACGGATTTTTTCGGGTGAGTGATGCCACCGGAAATATTTTCTACTCCCGTGCTGGCCAGTTTGATATCGATTCACAAGGAAACCTGGTCAATCCAGCCGGTCTACGGTTACAGGGAGACCAAGCGGATGATACGGGACTTCTAACCGGGAGTATTGGCAATTTAACGTTAACCACCAGCACTCAACCAGGGGTCCAAACATCGGAGATCACGATGTCTGGACGTCTGGCAGCCAATGCTCCAATCAACGCATACACCACGGCACAGGTTCTCGATCCTCAATCCAATAGTGGGTTGTTTCCAGGAAGTACCTCTGTTCGGGTTTTTGACTCTCAGGGGACGGGGCATGACTTAACGGTGTATTTTGCTAAAACAGCTAATAATACTTGGGATTATAATGTGATTGCACCAGACTCGGAGGTGACCGTCCCAGTCGGAGATAACAATCCCACTACAGGCAATGCCTTAGTGGCCCAGGGAACTCTGACTTATACCACGGACGGATTTCTGTCATCAGAAAGTGATCCTACGGGGCATGACATTACATTTACGGGTGGAGTTGGCGCGCCACAGAGAATCATTTTTGATTTTGGGACCAGTATTACCGAAGGGGGAGCTGGAACAGATGGCCTATTACAACAGGGTGAGAGTTTGAATAACAAGGCGTTGATTCTCGACACCCTATCTCAAGACGGGTATGGCCCGGGATCACTTGCGGGAACTTCCATTGGTGAGGATGGGGTGATCACAGGCCGATTCGATAATGGAACCACCCGGACATTGGGACAGGTTCGACTCACCCGGTTTATTAATCCTGATGGCTTGCAACCGATTGGACGAAATTTGTTTATTCAATCCGGTGATTCAGGAACACCCTTGGACGGGGTGCCTGGCACGGGGGCATTTGGCAAGGTATCGGCAAGCACGCTTGAAGCATCCAATGTGGATTTAGGTGAAGAATTAGTCAATATGATTACCATGCAGCGTGGCTTTCAGGCGAATTCACGAATCATCACCACCACCAACGATCTACTTGGAGAACTGGTGAATCTGGCCCGTTAG